From a region of the Sinorhizobium sp. B11 genome:
- a CDS encoding molybdenum cofactor biosynthesis protein MoaE translates to MSITPTIRVQREDFDLQAEIDRLSKGKPGIGAVVTFSGLCRDEGGTLSALELEHYPGMAEAEMSRIGELAIERFGLNGLTAIHRFGKIAAGENIVLVVAAAPHRQAAFDGANFVMDFLKTSAPFWKKEHGKDGDTGDWIAAKDADNTARDRWK, encoded by the coding sequence GTGAGCATTACGCCTACCATTCGCGTCCAGCGCGAGGATTTTGATCTGCAGGCGGAAATCGACCGGCTTTCCAAAGGCAAGCCCGGCATCGGCGCGGTCGTAACCTTCTCCGGTCTTTGCCGCGATGAAGGCGGCACGCTCTCGGCGCTGGAACTCGAACATTATCCCGGCATGGCCGAAGCGGAGATGAGCCGTATCGGCGAGCTCGCCATCGAGCGTTTCGGGCTCAACGGCCTGACCGCCATCCATCGCTTCGGAAAGATTGCGGCCGGCGAGAATATTGTGCTGGTCGTCGCAGCGGCGCCGCATCGGCAGGCCGCCTTCGACGGCGCGAACTTCGTCATGGATTTCCTGAAGACCTCCGCCCCTTTCTGGAAGAAAGAACACGGCAAGGACGGCGACACGGGCGACTGGATCGCGGCGAAAGATGCCGACAACACCGCGCGCGATCGCTGGAAATAG
- the ndk gene encoding nucleoside-diphosphate kinase yields the protein MAIERTFSMIKPDATKRNLTGAITKMLEDAGLRVVASKRVWMSKREAEGFYAVHKERPFFGELVDGMTSGPTIVQVLEGEGAILKNREIMGATNPANAAEGTIRKVHALSIGENSVHGSDAPETAAQEIKYWFSDTEIVG from the coding sequence ATGGCGATTGAACGCACCTTCTCGATGATCAAGCCGGACGCAACGAAGCGCAACCTGACGGGCGCTATCACCAAGATGCTCGAAGATGCCGGCCTGCGCGTCGTCGCCTCCAAGCGCGTCTGGATGAGCAAGCGCGAAGCTGAAGGCTTCTACGCTGTTCACAAGGAACGTCCGTTCTTCGGCGAACTCGTCGACGGCATGACCTCCGGCCCGACCATCGTTCAGGTTCTGGAAGGCGAAGGCGCCATCCTGAAGAACCGCGAAATCATGGGCGCAACCAACCCGGCAAACGCCGCCGAAGGCACGATCCGTAAGGTTCACGCTCTCTCGATCGGCGAAAACTCCGTCCACGGTTCGGACGCTCCGGAAACCGCAGCCCAGGAAATCAAGTACTGGTTCTCCGACACCGAGATCGTCGGCTGA
- a CDS encoding ATP-binding cassette domain-containing protein, translating into MITISDISARIAGRLLLDHASVSLPSGTKAGLVGRNGAGKSTLFRVITGDLGAESGTISIPKNARMGQVKQEAPGTEDSLITIVLSADKERAALLAEAETATDPHRIAEIQMRLVDIDAHSAEARAASILSGLGFDQEAQARPASSFSGGWRMRVALASVLFTEPDLLLLDEPTNYLDLEGTMWLEDYIRRYPHTVIIISHDRDLLNNAVNSIVHLDQKKLTFYRGNYDQFERQKAEADELQMKAKAKNDAARKHLQSFIDRFKAKASKAKQAQSRVKALERMGTVASVIEDHVQPITFPEPEKQPASPIVAISGGAVGYEPGKPILKGLNLRIDNDDRIALLGSNGNGKSTFAKFISGRLAPESGDLRLAPSLKIGFFAQHQLDDLVPNETPVEHVRRLMPTEPEAKVRSRVAQMGLATEKMATAAKDLSGGEKARLLMGLAAFHAPNLLILDEPTNHLDIDSRRALIEALNDYDGAVILISHDRHLIEATVDRLWLVNNGTVTSFEGDMDEYRDLIVASGKKKDDEKQKQSEDQASKADQRKLNADKRASLAPLKKKINEIESLTGKLEKLIQALDAELADPALYEKAPAKAADKAKQRGEAAAKLAAAEEQWLELSAEYEGAMAS; encoded by the coding sequence ATGATCACGATTTCAGACATTTCCGCCCGCATCGCCGGCCGTTTGCTCCTCGACCATGCCAGCGTCTCGCTGCCATCAGGCACGAAGGCAGGGCTCGTGGGGCGTAACGGCGCCGGCAAATCCACCCTCTTCCGCGTCATAACCGGTGATCTGGGAGCCGAGAGCGGGACAATATCGATCCCCAAGAATGCGCGCATGGGTCAGGTAAAGCAGGAAGCACCGGGCACCGAGGATTCGCTGATCACGATCGTGCTTTCCGCCGACAAGGAGCGCGCTGCGCTGCTGGCCGAGGCGGAAACCGCAACCGATCCGCATCGCATCGCCGAAATCCAGATGCGCCTCGTCGATATCGACGCCCATTCGGCAGAAGCGCGCGCCGCCAGCATCCTCTCGGGCCTCGGCTTCGATCAGGAAGCGCAGGCCCGGCCCGCATCCTCCTTCTCGGGCGGCTGGCGCATGCGCGTGGCGCTCGCCTCCGTGCTCTTTACCGAGCCGGACCTGCTGCTGCTCGACGAGCCGACCAACTACCTCGACCTCGAAGGCACGATGTGGCTGGAGGATTATATCCGCCGCTATCCGCACACGGTCATCATCATCAGCCACGATCGCGATCTGCTCAACAACGCGGTCAATTCGATCGTTCATCTCGATCAGAAGAAGCTCACCTTCTATCGCGGCAATTACGACCAGTTCGAGCGGCAGAAAGCGGAAGCCGACGAACTGCAGATGAAGGCCAAGGCGAAGAACGATGCGGCGCGCAAGCATCTGCAGAGCTTCATCGACCGCTTCAAGGCCAAGGCCTCCAAAGCCAAGCAGGCCCAATCGCGGGTCAAGGCGCTGGAGCGCATGGGCACGGTCGCGTCGGTGATCGAGGATCACGTTCAGCCGATCACCTTCCCGGAGCCGGAAAAACAGCCGGCCTCGCCGATCGTCGCAATCAGCGGCGGCGCCGTCGGCTACGAGCCAGGCAAGCCGATCCTCAAGGGGCTCAATCTGCGCATCGACAATGACGACCGCATCGCGCTGCTCGGCTCGAACGGCAACGGCAAATCGACCTTCGCGAAATTCATTTCGGGGCGGCTGGCTCCCGAAAGCGGCGATCTGCGCCTGGCGCCCAGCCTGAAGATCGGCTTCTTCGCGCAGCATCAGCTCGACGACCTCGTGCCGAATGAGACGCCCGTCGAGCATGTGCGCCGGCTGATGCCGACCGAGCCGGAAGCCAAGGTGCGTTCCCGCGTGGCACAGATGGGGCTTGCGACCGAAAAGATGGCGACCGCCGCCAAGGACCTCTCGGGTGGCGAAAAGGCACGCCTGCTGATGGGGCTTGCCGCCTTTCATGCACCGAACCTCTTGATCCTTGACGAGCCGACCAACCATCTCGACATCGACAGCCGCCGCGCGCTGATCGAGGCGCTGAACGATTATGACGGTGCCGTCATCCTGATTTCGCACGACCGGCACCTGATCGAAGCGACGGTCGATCGCCTGTGGCTGGTCAACAATGGTACGGTGACGAGCTTCGAAGGCGATATGGATGAATATCGCGACCTGATCGTTGCTTCCGGCAAAAAAAAAGACGACGAAAAGCAGAAGCAGTCTGAAGACCAGGCATCGAAGGCCGATCAGCGCAAGCTGAATGCCGACAAGCGCGCCTCGCTCGCCCCTCTCAAGAAAAAGATCAACGAAATCGAATCCTTGACGGGCAAGCTGGAGAAACTGATTCAGGCACTTGATGCGGAACTTGCGGATCCAGCGCTCTATGAAAAGGCGCCCGCCAAGGCCGCCGACAAGGCCAAGCAGCGGGGCGAAGCAGCCGCCAAGCTTGCTGCTGCCGAAGAGCAATGGCTGGAGCTCTCCGCTGAATATGAAGGAGCCATGGCGAGCTGA
- the moaD gene encoding molybdopterin converting factor subunit 1 — protein sequence MTRLVYFAWVRERIGKGEEEIDLPSSVVSVADLLNHLKGLGEEYEMALQYPDVIRVAIDQEHVEHDEPIGGAREIGIFPPMTGG from the coding sequence ATGACGCGGCTTGTCTATTTCGCCTGGGTACGCGAACGCATCGGCAAGGGTGAGGAGGAGATCGACCTCCCCTCCTCCGTCGTCAGCGTTGCCGATCTTCTGAATCATTTGAAGGGCCTGGGCGAGGAATATGAGATGGCCCTTCAATATCCTGACGTCATCCGGGTCGCGATCGACCAGGAACATGTGGAGCATGACGAGCCGATCGGCGGAGCGCGGGAGATCGGTATTTTCCCGCCGATGACGGGCGGCTGA
- a CDS encoding branched-chain amino acid ABC transporter permease, with protein sequence MAYLLQQLANAVPLAALYATLAFGYSIAFGVTKRADITYGAIIAFAGQMLLLFTDMAYNRLWLVLPAAIAVGVCASLVYSVGAGVWIGRFVMQPLVSKSPNTVIVAALGMMIVLMETARLAANTRAIWLPPLLNDNVTFWSDGTFKVTLTYIQLLDTALMCAIIAIGAVILKRTAWGRLWRAVIDDPLAAELCGTSASRVFLVSYGAAALVATCCGILATFYYGSMDFGAGLMFGLKVLLIAAVGGYSDPLRSAGGAAGLALVETLWGAYGSFIWRDLAIFSLLVFLLVLSRRERVVL encoded by the coding sequence ATGGCCTATCTTCTGCAGCAACTGGCAAATGCGGTGCCGCTCGCAGCGCTCTACGCCACGCTTGCCTTCGGCTATTCGATCGCCTTTGGGGTCACCAAACGCGCCGACATCACCTATGGTGCGATAATCGCCTTTGCCGGTCAGATGCTGCTGCTCTTCACGGACATGGCCTATAATCGCCTCTGGCTGGTGCTGCCGGCGGCGATCGCGGTCGGCGTCTGTGCCTCGCTGGTCTATTCAGTGGGGGCTGGGGTGTGGATCGGCCGTTTCGTCATGCAGCCGCTCGTCAGCAAATCGCCGAACACGGTCATCGTCGCAGCGCTCGGAATGATGATCGTGCTGATGGAGACGGCGCGCCTTGCCGCCAATACCCGCGCCATCTGGCTTCCGCCGCTCCTGAACGACAACGTGACCTTCTGGAGCGACGGCACCTTCAAGGTGACGCTCACCTATATCCAGCTTCTGGATACGGCCTTGATGTGCGCAATCATTGCGATCGGGGCGGTAATCCTGAAGCGCACCGCCTGGGGCCGCCTGTGGCGCGCCGTCATAGATGATCCGCTTGCCGCCGAACTCTGCGGTACCAGCGCCAGCCGTGTCTTCCTTGTGTCCTATGGGGCCGCAGCGCTCGTCGCCACCTGCTGCGGCATCCTTGCGACCTTCTATTACGGATCGATGGATTTCGGCGCCGGGCTGATGTTCGGCCTCAAGGTGTTGCTGATCGCTGCTGTCGGTGGCTATTCCGATCCGCTGCGCTCGGCGGGCGGCGCGGCCGGCCTCGCACTCGTCGAGACGCTCTGGGGCGCCTACGGTTCCTTCATCTGGCGCGATCTCGCCATATTCTCGCTCTTGGTATTCCTGCTGGTATTGAGCCGCCGCGAGCGCGTCGTGCTTTGA
- a CDS encoding CGNR zinc finger domain-containing protein, which produces MTFSWTPHRFSGGALALDVANSVILRHDTARSIDRFEAEGQMERFPAAARAFCAERVLFGDIAPIQAQNRANFIELREATDRYFRQRVLAGNDDRLLAELLETLARTLRGASEKGLDTAMAHSVLRLIAMPDPERMKICGNCGWLFIDRSKNKSRAWCDMAVCGNRAKAIRHYRRKKKEETP; this is translated from the coding sequence ATGACCTTCTCCTGGACCCCTCACCGTTTTTCCGGCGGCGCATTGGCGCTCGATGTCGCCAACAGCGTCATCCTACGTCACGATACGGCGCGCAGCATCGACCGCTTCGAGGCCGAAGGGCAGATGGAGCGCTTCCCAGCGGCAGCGCGAGCGTTCTGCGCCGAACGGGTACTTTTCGGCGACATAGCGCCCATTCAAGCGCAGAATAGAGCGAACTTCATCGAACTGCGCGAAGCGACGGACCGGTACTTCCGACAGCGCGTGCTCGCGGGGAACGACGACCGGCTGCTCGCCGAATTGCTGGAGACTTTGGCGCGCACCCTGCGCGGGGCATCGGAAAAGGGGCTTGATACGGCAATGGCCCATTCGGTCTTGCGGCTGATCGCCATGCCAGATCCGGAGCGAATGAAGATCTGCGGCAATTGCGGCTGGCTGTTCATCGACCGCAGCAAGAATAAAAGCCGGGCCTGGTGCGATATGGCCGTCTGCGGCAACCGCGCCAAGGCGATCAGGCATTACCGGAGGAAAAAGAAGGAGGAGACGCCATGA
- a CDS encoding glutathione S-transferase family protein, translating into MTRVLYSLCGADERHFFSPHCWKAVMALAHKGLDFEEVPTTYSRIAGIGGGFSKTVPVLDDNGRLISDSFDIALYLEEAYPDLPSLFGSEGGKALSRLVEGYSQMIIHPAIMRIALLDIHSILDEGDKAYFRASRESRLGKPLEDFAAGREAEREAFAAKLEPMRHMLRFQPFIGGESPLFADYIVFGALQWLRIAAGLAMLAPDDPVMAWFERCLDLHESRGRTVTAA; encoded by the coding sequence ATGACCAGAGTTCTTTATTCCCTGTGCGGCGCCGACGAGCGTCATTTCTTCTCGCCGCATTGCTGGAAGGCGGTGATGGCGCTTGCCCACAAGGGCCTCGATTTCGAGGAAGTGCCGACGACCTACAGCCGCATTGCTGGTATCGGCGGCGGCTTTTCCAAGACCGTGCCGGTTCTGGACGATAACGGTCGGCTGATATCAGACAGTTTCGATATCGCCCTTTACCTGGAAGAGGCCTATCCGGACCTTCCGTCGCTATTTGGTAGCGAGGGCGGCAAGGCCTTGTCGCGTTTGGTCGAGGGTTATTCGCAGATGATCATCCATCCGGCGATCATGCGGATCGCGCTCCTCGATATTCATTCCATTCTCGATGAGGGCGACAAGGCCTATTTCCGCGCCAGCCGCGAAAGCCGTCTCGGCAAGCCGCTGGAGGATTTCGCCGCCGGACGCGAGGCGGAGAGGGAGGCCTTTGCCGCCAAGCTGGAGCCGATGCGACATATGCTGCGCTTCCAGCCGTTCATCGGCGGCGAGAGCCCGCTCTTTGCCGACTATATCGTCTTCGGCGCGCTGCAATGGCTGCGCATCGCCGCCGGCCTTGCCATGCTGGCTCCGGATGACCCCGTCATGGCATGGTTCGAGCGCTGCCTCGATCTTCACGAAAGCCGGGGCCGGACTGTGACAGCGGCGTGA
- a CDS encoding GGDEF domain-containing protein — protein sequence MPTAANALNAREAARPTPPADIQKVAQHMMRLNVAGLPRNYELFHEALVGLNAGLAQDIAALGSHPQQEALDELGLRYRLVGHYGLAGDRSRNEASRMLKETAERLAEGRLHHQAFARACETILKSVSGQQEHQSLADFMAEVEYLAASLSAVLAAERAIGTKLEEDIERLTALERGISAVQAASVTDKITGLPNRIGLNRALDDLYGQEEGAAGSALIMIDIDDFKELTARYGMQTGNKLLKKLAGLFRKTVKKNDFIARLEADEFAFLFANVGMQDALAIAERLRSSVEDNLVFAASDISDASGLTISVGVALSGDAATPGQLQANARVALLAAQSNPRQPVQAFGR from the coding sequence ATGCCGACTGCCGCTAATGCATTGAATGCGCGCGAGGCTGCCCGGCCGACGCCGCCTGCCGATATACAGAAGGTCGCTCAGCACATGATGCGGCTCAACGTGGCGGGCCTGCCGCGCAATTACGAATTGTTCCACGAAGCGCTTGTCGGCCTGAATGCCGGGCTGGCGCAGGATATCGCAGCCCTCGGTTCACACCCACAGCAGGAAGCACTGGACGAACTCGGCCTGCGCTACCGGCTCGTCGGCCATTACGGGCTGGCGGGCGACCGCTCGCGCAACGAAGCGAGCCGCATGCTGAAGGAAACGGCCGAGCGGCTGGCCGAGGGACGCCTGCATCACCAGGCCTTCGCACGCGCCTGCGAGACCATCCTCAAATCCGTCTCGGGCCAGCAGGAGCACCAGAGCCTTGCCGACTTCATGGCCGAGGTCGAGTATCTCGCCGCCTCCCTTTCAGCCGTGCTTGCCGCGGAGCGCGCGATCGGCACGAAGCTGGAAGAGGACATTGAACGGCTGACGGCGCTGGAGCGCGGCATTTCGGCCGTGCAGGCGGCAAGTGTCACCGACAAGATCACCGGCCTTCCGAACCGTATCGGCCTCAATCGTGCACTCGACGACCTCTATGGTCAGGAAGAGGGTGCGGCCGGCAGCGCGCTGATCATGATCGACATCGACGACTTCAAGGAGCTTACCGCCCGTTACGGCATGCAGACCGGCAACAAGCTTCTGAAAAAGCTTGCCGGCCTCTTCCGCAAGACGGTGAAAAAGAACGATTTCATTGCGCGCCTGGAGGCTGACGAATTCGCCTTCCTCTTTGCCAATGTCGGCATGCAGGATGCGCTGGCGATCGCCGAACGGCTGCGCAGTTCGGTCGAAGACAATCTTGTCTTCGCGGCGTCGGACATTTCAGATGCGAGCGGCTTGACGATTTCGGTCGGCGTGGCGCTCAGCGGCGATGCCGCAACGCCCGGCCAGCTTCAAGCCAACGCCCGCGTGGCGCTGCTCGCCGCCCAGTCCAATCCGCGTCAGCCGGTGCAGGCCTTCGGCCGGTAA
- the pgsA gene encoding CDP-diacylglycerol--glycerol-3-phosphate 3-phosphatidyltransferase, whose amino-acid sequence MASRAYNIPNLLTYGRILAVPLIVVCFFIEGRLSSSDTARWVALWIFVIASITDFLDGYLARIWNQTSNIGRMLDPIADKLLVSAILLLVAADGTIAGWSLWAAIIILCREILVSGLREYLAALKVSVPVTRIAKWKTTLQLVAIAFLLAGPAGDTIFPYTTWTGIALLWIAALLTIYTGYDYFRAGLKHVVDDEE is encoded by the coding sequence ATGGCATCGCGTGCGTATAATATCCCCAATCTCCTGACCTACGGCCGCATCCTGGCGGTGCCGCTGATCGTCGTCTGCTTCTTCATCGAGGGACGGCTCAGCAGCAGCGATACCGCGCGCTGGGTGGCGCTCTGGATTTTCGTCATCGCCTCGATCACCGATTTCCTCGACGGCTATCTCGCGCGAATCTGGAACCAGACCTCGAATATCGGCCGCATGCTGGACCCGATTGCCGACAAACTGCTGGTTTCCGCCATCCTGCTTCTGGTTGCCGCCGACGGCACGATCGCCGGCTGGTCGCTCTGGGCGGCGATCATCATTCTCTGCCGCGAGATCCTGGTTTCGGGCCTGCGCGAATATCTGGCCGCGCTGAAGGTCAGCGTCCCGGTAACGCGCATTGCCAAGTGGAAGACGACGCTGCAGCTCGTCGCCATCGCCTTCCTGCTCGCGGGCCCGGCGGGCGATACCATTTTCCCCTACACGACCTGGACGGGGATCGCGCTCCTCTGGATCGCAGCACTTCTGACGATCTATACCGGCTATGATTATTTCCGCGCCGGCCTGAAACATGTGGTGGATGACGAAGAATGA